A single region of the Phyllostomus discolor isolate MPI-MPIP mPhyDis1 chromosome 14, mPhyDis1.pri.v3, whole genome shotgun sequence genome encodes:
- the RHBG gene encoding ammonium transporter Rh type B isoform X1 — MAGSPRRAAGRRLPLSVLCLLLQGATAILFAVFVRYNDETDAALWHGGNHSSADNEFYFRYPSFQDVHAMVFVGFGFLMAFLQRYGFSSVGFTFLLAAFALQWSTLIQGFLHSFHGNQIHVGVESMINADFCAGTVLISFGAVLGKTGPVQLLLMALLEVALFGINEFVLLSLLGVKDAGGSMTIHTFGAYFGLVLSRVLYRPQLEKSAHRRGSVYHSDLFAMIGTIFLWIFWPSFNSAPTTLGDGQHRTVLNTYYSLTASTLSTFALSSLVGDNGRLDMVHVQNAVLAGGVVVGTSSEMMLTPFGALAAGFLAGTVSTLGYKFFTPILESKFKVQDTCGIHNLHGMPGILGALLGVLVAGLATHEAYGDGLHSVFPLIAEGQRSATSQAVYQLFGLFVTLTFASVGGGLGGLLLKLPCLDAPPDSQCYEDQIYWEVPGEHEDEAQGPLRQEELDTQA; from the exons ATGGCAGGGTCCCCGCGCCGCGCCGCGGGCCGGCGACTGCCGCTCTCCGTGctgtgcctcctcctccagggcgcCACCGCCATCCTCTTCGCTGTTTTTGTCCGCTACAACGACGAAACCGACGCTGCCCTCTGGCACGGGGGCAACCACAGTAGCGCGGACAATGAATTTTACTTTCGCTACCCAA GCTTCCAGGACGTGCACGCCATGGTGTTCGTGGGCTTCGGCTTCCTCATGGCCTTCCTGCAGCGCTACGGCTTCAGCAGCGTGGGCTTCACCttcctcctggctgcctttgccCTGCAGTGGTCCACGCTCATCCAGGGCTTCCTGCACTCCTTCCACGGCAACCAAATCCACGTCGGCGTGGAGAG cATGATCAATGCTGACTTCTGCGCTGGGACTGTGCTTATCTCCTTTGGTGCCGTGCTGGGCAAGACTGGGCCAGTCCAGCTGCTGCTCATGGCCCTGCTGGAGGTGGCACTGTTTGGCATCAACGAGTTTGTGCTCCTCAGTCTCCTGGGG GTAAAGGATGCAGGAGGCTCCATGACCATCCACACCTTCGGTGCCTACTTCGGGCTAGTCCTCTCACGGGTCCTTTACAGGCCCCAGCTGGAGAAGAGCGCGCACCGCCGGGGCTCTGTCTACCATTCGGACCTCTTCGCTATGATCG GGACCATCTTCCTGTGGATCTTCTGGCCTAGTTTCAACTCTGCACCCACTACGCTGGGGGATGGGCAGCATCGGACAGTCCTCAACACTTACTACTCCCTGACTGCGAGCACCCTCAGCACCTTTGCCTTGTCATCCCTTGTCGGGGACAATGGGCGGCTGGACATG GTCCACGTCCAGAATGCTGTCCTGGCTGGAGGGGTTGTGGTGGGGACATCAAGTGAAATGATGCTGACACCCTTTGGGGCTCTGGCAGCTGGATTCCTGGCCGGAACTGTCTCTACCCTGGGGTACAAGTTCTTCACG CCCATCCTTGAGTCAAAATTCAAAGTTCAAGACACATGCGGCATTCATAATCTTCATGGGATGCCTGGCATCCTGGGAGCCCTGCTGGGGGTCCTCGTGGCTGGGCTGGCCACCCATGAAGCTTACGGAGATGG cctccacAGCGTGTTTCCACTCATAGCTGAGGGCCAGCGCAGTGCCACGTCTCAGGCCGTTTACCAGCTCTTCGGCTTATTTGTCACACTGACGTTTGCCTCTGTGGGCGGGGGCCTTGGAG GGCTCCTACTGAAGCTGCCCTGCCTGGATGCGCCCCCAGACTCCCAGTGTTACGAGGACCAGATTTACTGGGAG GTGCCTGGGGAGCATGAGGATGAAGCCCAGGGACCTCTGAGGCAGGAGGAACTAGACACTCAGGCCTAA
- the RHBG gene encoding ammonium transporter Rh type B isoform X2, translating into MAGSPRRAAGRRLPLSVLCLLLQGATAILFAVFVRYNDETDAALWHGGNHSSADNEFYFRYPSFQDVHAMVFVGFGFLMAFLQRYGFSSVGFTFLLAAFALQWSTLIQGFLHSFHGNQIHVGVESMINADFCAGTVLISFGAVLGKTGPVQLLLMALLEVALFGINEFVLLSLLGVKDAGGSMTIHTFGAYFGLVLSRVLYRPQLEKSAHRRGSVYHSDLFAMIGTIFLWIFWPSFNSAPTTLGDGQHRTVLNTYYSLTASTLSTFALSSLVGDNGRLDMVHVQNAVLAGGVVVGTSSEMMLTPFGALAAGFLAGTVSTLGYKFFTPILESKFKVQDTCGIHNLHGMPGILGALLGVLVAGLATHEAYGDGLHSVFPLIAEGQRSATSQAVYQLFGLFVTLTFASVGGGLGGLLLKLPCLDAPPDSQCYEDQIYWEGGRTLAHS; encoded by the exons ATGGCAGGGTCCCCGCGCCGCGCCGCGGGCCGGCGACTGCCGCTCTCCGTGctgtgcctcctcctccagggcgcCACCGCCATCCTCTTCGCTGTTTTTGTCCGCTACAACGACGAAACCGACGCTGCCCTCTGGCACGGGGGCAACCACAGTAGCGCGGACAATGAATTTTACTTTCGCTACCCAA GCTTCCAGGACGTGCACGCCATGGTGTTCGTGGGCTTCGGCTTCCTCATGGCCTTCCTGCAGCGCTACGGCTTCAGCAGCGTGGGCTTCACCttcctcctggctgcctttgccCTGCAGTGGTCCACGCTCATCCAGGGCTTCCTGCACTCCTTCCACGGCAACCAAATCCACGTCGGCGTGGAGAG cATGATCAATGCTGACTTCTGCGCTGGGACTGTGCTTATCTCCTTTGGTGCCGTGCTGGGCAAGACTGGGCCAGTCCAGCTGCTGCTCATGGCCCTGCTGGAGGTGGCACTGTTTGGCATCAACGAGTTTGTGCTCCTCAGTCTCCTGGGG GTAAAGGATGCAGGAGGCTCCATGACCATCCACACCTTCGGTGCCTACTTCGGGCTAGTCCTCTCACGGGTCCTTTACAGGCCCCAGCTGGAGAAGAGCGCGCACCGCCGGGGCTCTGTCTACCATTCGGACCTCTTCGCTATGATCG GGACCATCTTCCTGTGGATCTTCTGGCCTAGTTTCAACTCTGCACCCACTACGCTGGGGGATGGGCAGCATCGGACAGTCCTCAACACTTACTACTCCCTGACTGCGAGCACCCTCAGCACCTTTGCCTTGTCATCCCTTGTCGGGGACAATGGGCGGCTGGACATG GTCCACGTCCAGAATGCTGTCCTGGCTGGAGGGGTTGTGGTGGGGACATCAAGTGAAATGATGCTGACACCCTTTGGGGCTCTGGCAGCTGGATTCCTGGCCGGAACTGTCTCTACCCTGGGGTACAAGTTCTTCACG CCCATCCTTGAGTCAAAATTCAAAGTTCAAGACACATGCGGCATTCATAATCTTCATGGGATGCCTGGCATCCTGGGAGCCCTGCTGGGGGTCCTCGTGGCTGGGCTGGCCACCCATGAAGCTTACGGAGATGG cctccacAGCGTGTTTCCACTCATAGCTGAGGGCCAGCGCAGTGCCACGTCTCAGGCCGTTTACCAGCTCTTCGGCTTATTTGTCACACTGACGTTTGCCTCTGTGGGCGGGGGCCTTGGAG GGCTCCTACTGAAGCTGCCCTGCCTGGATGCGCCCCCAGACTCCCAGTGTTACGAGGACCAGATTTACTGGGAG GGCGGTCGGACACTTGCCCACTCATGA